One Natrinema marinum genomic window carries:
- a CDS encoding TIGR00725 family protein: protein MRVSVIGGGTITDEQTTRANTVGRELAARGHTVVCGGRGGTMEAVCRGAKTEGGTTIGILPGEHRERANDYVDIAIATGLGHARNALVPLNGDAVIALAGGVGTLSEIGLAGVYDRPVVGLGTHDLSGLEIDLEAVETPVAAVDAAEAAVEQ, encoded by the coding sequence TGGCACGATCACGGACGAACAGACGACTCGAGCAAACACGGTGGGACGCGAACTCGCCGCCCGCGGGCACACGGTTGTCTGCGGGGGGCGGGGCGGGACGATGGAAGCGGTCTGTCGCGGGGCGAAAACCGAAGGTGGGACGACGATCGGCATCCTGCCGGGCGAGCACCGCGAGCGGGCGAACGACTACGTCGACATCGCCATCGCCACCGGGCTCGGCCACGCCAGAAACGCCCTCGTCCCGCTGAACGGCGACGCCGTCATCGCGCTCGCGGGCGGCGTCGGCACGCTCTCCGAGATCGGCTTGGCCGGCGTCTACGACCGACCCGTCGTCGGCCTCGGGACGCACGACCTCTCGGGGCTCGAGATCGACCTCGAGGCCGTCGAGACGCCGGTGGCCGCCGTCGACGCGGCCGAAGCTGCCGTTGAACAGTAA
- a CDS encoding phosphatase PAP2 family protein yields the protein MALGFVVLLTVLVVCTGLVGTGTLCLDRTSLRRTAAELDDRLLEIAPYLGVAALFFLAKRATHGLSLRISKQLDWDLTAAIYAIEGEFVAVLQDVVPQAVTLEFFSAMYMFGFPFLLVTAPILYFMLPNQRHLKELLVAYVFNYVIGSLCYTLFVVYGPRNHLSSVSGLMYSFYPQTQDLTAAVSANTNVFPSLHTSLAVVVMLLAWRSREEYPRWFPIASFVTACVVFSTMYLGIHWLIDVIAGILLAVGSVFAAERIVGRAEGGADPTPTIDEATDGIASESDD from the coding sequence ATGGCACTCGGATTCGTCGTACTACTCACGGTACTCGTCGTTTGCACCGGCCTCGTCGGGACTGGCACGCTCTGTCTCGACCGAACCAGTCTCCGCCGAACCGCGGCCGAACTCGACGATCGGCTTCTCGAAATCGCGCCGTATCTCGGCGTCGCGGCGCTGTTCTTCCTGGCAAAACGAGCGACACACGGACTCAGTCTGCGGATCTCGAAACAACTCGACTGGGATCTCACCGCGGCAATCTACGCCATCGAAGGCGAGTTCGTCGCGGTCCTGCAGGACGTCGTCCCGCAAGCGGTCACGCTCGAGTTCTTCTCGGCGATGTACATGTTCGGGTTCCCGTTCTTGCTGGTGACCGCGCCGATCCTCTACTTCATGTTGCCGAACCAGCGCCACCTGAAGGAACTCCTCGTCGCGTACGTGTTCAACTACGTGATCGGCTCGCTGTGCTACACGCTGTTCGTCGTCTACGGCCCGCGCAATCACCTCTCGTCCGTCTCGGGTCTGATGTACTCGTTTTACCCGCAGACACAGGACCTGACGGCAGCCGTATCGGCCAACACGAACGTCTTCCCGTCGCTGCACACCTCGCTGGCGGTCGTCGTGATGCTACTCGCCTGGCGGTCGCGCGAGGAGTACCCGCGCTGGTTCCCGATCGCCTCGTTCGTGACGGCCTGCGTCGTCTTCTCGACGATGTACCTGGGAATTCACTGGCTGATCGACGTGATCGCGGGCATCCTCCTCGCCGTCGGCAGCGTGTTCGCGGCCGAACGGATCGTCGGCCGGGCGGAGGGCGGGGCCGACCCGACGCCAACGATAGACGAGGCGACGGACGGAATCGCCTCGGAGTCCGACGACTGA
- a CDS encoding Sjogren's syndrome/scleroderma autoantigen 1 family protein, with translation MSDFDKEAEREKLREKYERDQKEREATQRMSDLLLKGATMTNAHCGTCGDPLFQQNETTFCPSCHGNPDAVEGTDLEARPAEGQPTDDAGAGQAAGQATADAGRADETGADATNAPTPEAVDAAADSTTDAGTESTTVRHERRADDPRDSRSEAAAASTDPAPQSSTSSRDRQSPTQSNAAPSRRGPAAVDDDLEAARDDLVRALEKFAAEAAATDDPRYARDCLEAAREASETLSTLR, from the coding sequence ATGAGCGACTTCGACAAGGAAGCCGAGCGCGAGAAGCTTCGCGAGAAGTACGAGCGCGACCAGAAAGAGCGCGAGGCGACCCAGCGCATGAGCGACCTCCTGCTCAAGGGTGCGACGATGACCAACGCCCACTGTGGCACCTGCGGCGATCCCCTCTTCCAGCAGAACGAGACCACCTTCTGCCCCAGCTGTCACGGCAACCCTGACGCCGTCGAGGGGACCGACCTCGAGGCCCGACCGGCCGAGGGCCAGCCGACGGACGACGCTGGCGCGGGACAGGCTGCCGGGCAAGCGACGGCCGACGCTGGACGCGCCGACGAAACGGGTGCTGACGCGACGAACGCACCCACGCCGGAGGCCGTCGACGCCGCGGCCGACTCGACGACCGACGCCGGTACGGAATCGACCACCGTCCGTCACGAGCGCCGCGCCGACGACCCCCGCGACTCTCGATCCGAGGCGGCCGCCGCGAGCACCGACCCAGCACCGCAGTCGTCGACCTCGTCGCGGGACCGCCAGTCGCCCACTCAGTCCAACGCCGCCCCGTCCCGTCGCGGCCCCGCCGCGGTCGACGACGACCTCGAGGCCGCCCGCGACGACCTCGTCCGCGCCCTCGAGAAGTTCGCCGCGGAGGCCGCCGCGACCGACGATCCCCGATACGCGCGTGACTGCCTCGAGGCGGCCCGCGAGGCCAGCGAGACGCTGTCGACGCTTCGCTGA
- a CDS encoding DEAD/DEAH box helicase — protein sequence MATADEEPASIEHPLLEPNFLERRLYQLKLAGTAANHHTLVCLPTGLGKTTVSLLVTARRLEEVGGKSLMLAPTKPLVQQHADFYREALQIPDDEIVVFTGDVSPDDRAAMWESATVVMATPQVIENDLVGSRISLADVTHVTFDECHRATGDYAYNYIAERYHADAREPLVTGMSASPGGDEEAILEVCENLGLQEVEVMTEEDADVDEFTHDTDVEWERIDLPEEVIAIRDALNEVIKERLEKLKELGVAKSTQPDQSQKDLNRMRAELQQLINNDQSEGFEGMSVHAEVMKLRQAVTLVETQSVEALRRYFERQRNQARSSGASKASQRMVSDPRVREAMRKAENFDEIHPKYSKARMLLAETLGLEGGERVIVFTESRDTAEALTDFLSESFDAKRFVGQGDREGSDGMTQKQQQEVLDEFRAGEFEVLVSTSVAEEGLDVPEVDLVLFYEPVPTAIRSIQRKGRTGRQSEGRVVVLMAEDTRDEAYFWISRRREKEMESELRDLKGMADDLEDELDDSQQSLADFEDGGESGAKVNDNGGNPDAVGDSSSGSGGVADQPGLQEFADGADAADPDDDIETHEPHAEGETVELVADQREMDANIARDLSRREEIDVRLETLEVGDYVLSDRVVVERKSVADFVDSLVGGDRSVFEQVGAMARHYSRPVVVVEGAGLYEQRDVHPNAVRGALSSLAVDFGASVLRTESEDDTTELLAVIAGREQATADREVSVHGEKGTKTLSEQQEYVVASIAEIGPVTARSLLSEFGTVEGVMIATEDELQAADGVGKVTAERIREVVGSDYSG from the coding sequence ATGGCTACGGCAGACGAGGAACCGGCTTCTATCGAGCACCCGCTCCTCGAACCAAATTTCCTCGAGCGCCGACTCTACCAGTTGAAACTTGCCGGCACGGCCGCGAACCACCACACCCTCGTCTGTCTCCCCACGGGGCTGGGGAAGACGACAGTGAGCCTGCTGGTGACCGCTCGACGGCTCGAGGAGGTTGGCGGAAAGTCCCTGATGCTCGCCCCCACCAAGCCCCTCGTCCAACAGCACGCGGACTTCTATCGCGAGGCCCTGCAGATTCCGGACGACGAAATCGTCGTCTTCACCGGCGACGTGAGCCCCGACGACCGCGCCGCGATGTGGGAGTCGGCGACGGTCGTGATGGCGACCCCGCAGGTGATCGAGAACGATCTGGTCGGGAGCCGCATCTCGCTTGCGGACGTGACCCACGTTACCTTCGACGAGTGCCACCGGGCGACCGGCGACTACGCCTACAACTACATCGCCGAGCGCTACCACGCCGACGCCCGCGAACCGCTCGTGACGGGCATGTCGGCCTCGCCCGGCGGCGACGAGGAGGCCATCCTCGAGGTCTGTGAGAACCTCGGCCTCCAGGAGGTCGAGGTGATGACCGAGGAGGACGCCGACGTCGACGAGTTCACCCACGACACCGACGTCGAATGGGAGCGGATCGACCTCCCCGAGGAGGTCATAGCGATCCGGGACGCACTGAACGAAGTCATCAAAGAACGACTCGAGAAGTTAAAGGAACTCGGCGTCGCGAAATCGACCCAGCCCGATCAGTCTCAGAAGGATCTCAACCGGATGCGGGCCGAACTCCAGCAGTTGATCAACAACGACCAGTCGGAGGGGTTCGAAGGGATGTCGGTCCACGCCGAGGTGATGAAGTTACGGCAGGCCGTCACGCTCGTGGAGACCCAGAGCGTCGAGGCGCTACGCCGGTACTTCGAGCGCCAGCGCAACCAGGCCCGCTCGTCGGGCGCGTCGAAGGCGAGCCAGCGGATGGTCTCCGACCCCCGCGTTCGCGAGGCGATGCGGAAAGCTGAGAACTTCGACGAGATCCACCCCAAGTACAGCAAAGCGCGGATGCTACTCGCCGAGACGTTAGGGCTCGAGGGCGGCGAGCGCGTCATCGTCTTCACCGAGTCCCGCGATACGGCCGAGGCGCTGACGGACTTCCTCTCGGAGAGCTTCGACGCCAAGCGGTTCGTCGGCCAGGGCGACCGCGAGGGCTCCGACGGGATGACCCAAAAGCAACAGCAAGAGGTGTTAGACGAGTTCCGGGCCGGTGAGTTCGAGGTGCTGGTCTCGACCTCCGTCGCCGAGGAGGGGCTGGACGTACCGGAGGTCGACCTCGTGCTCTTCTACGAGCCCGTCCCGACCGCGATCCGCTCGATCCAGCGGAAGGGCCGGACTGGCCGCCAGTCCGAGGGTCGCGTCGTCGTCCTCATGGCCGAGGACACCCGCGACGAGGCCTACTTCTGGATCTCGCGGCGCCGCGAGAAGGAGATGGAGTCCGAACTGCGCGACCTGAAAGGGATGGCCGACGACCTCGAGGACGAACTCGACGACTCACAGCAGTCGTTGGCCGACTTCGAGGACGGCGGAGAGAGCGGAGCGAAAGTGAACGACAACGGCGGGAATCCCGACGCAGTCGGCGATTCTTCCAGCGGAAGCGGAGGGGTTGCGGACCAACCGGGATTACAGGAGTTTGCCGACGGAGCCGACGCCGCGGACCCGGACGACGACATCGAAACGCACGAGCCACACGCGGAGGGCGAGACCGTCGAACTCGTCGCCGACCAGCGCGAGATGGACGCCAACATCGCCCGCGACCTCTCGCGACGCGAGGAGATCGACGTGCGCCTCGAGACGCTCGAGGTCGGTGACTACGTGCTCTCCGATCGGGTCGTCGTCGAGCGCAAGTCCGTCGCGGACTTCGTCGACTCGCTGGTCGGCGGCGACCGCTCGGTCTTCGAGCAGGTCGGCGCGATGGCCCGCCACTACTCGCGGCCGGTCGTCGTCGTCGAGGGCGCGGGGCTGTACGAACAGCGCGACGTGCACCCGAACGCGGTCCGGGGCGCGCTCTCGAGTCTCGCCGTCGACTTCGGCGCGAGCGTCCTGCGGACCGAAAGCGAAGACGACACGACCGAACTGCTCGCCGTGATCGCCGGCCGCGAACAGGCAACCGCCGACCGCGAGGTGTCGGTCCACGGCGAGAAGGGCACCAAGACCCTGAGCGAGCAACAGGAGTACGTCGTCGCCTCCATCGCCGAGATCGGCCCCGTCACGGCCCGGTCGCTGCTCTCCGAGTTCGGCACCGTCGAGGGCGTGATGATCGCGACCGAAGACGAGTTGCAGGCAGCCGACGGCGTGGGGAAAGTGACCGCCGAGCGGATTCGTGAAGTCGTCGGGAGCGATTATTCGGGATAA